The Physeter macrocephalus isolate SW-GA chromosome 13, ASM283717v5, whole genome shotgun sequence genome window below encodes:
- the LOC102977346 gene encoding small nuclear ribonucleoprotein E-like produces the protein MAYRGQGQKVQNVMVQPINLIFRYLQNRSRIQVWLYEQVNMRIEGCIISFDEYMNLVLDDAEEIHSKTKSRKQLGRIMLNGDNITLLQSVSN, from the coding sequence ATGGCGTACCGGGGCCAGGGCCAGAAAGTGCAGAACGTGATGGTGCAGCCAATCAATCTCATCTTCAGATACTTGCAAAATAGATCTCGGATTCAGGTGTGGCTTTATGAGCAAGTGAATATGCGGATAGAGGGCTGTATCATTAGTTTTGATGAGTATATGAACCTCGTATTAGATGATGCAGAAGAGATTCATTctaaaacaaagtcaagaaaaCAGTTGGGTCGGATCATGCTAAATGGAGATAACATTACTCTGCTCCAAAGTGTCTCTAACTAG